The proteins below come from a single Streptomyces sp. M92 genomic window:
- a CDS encoding sensor histidine kinase has translation MGRGKLRIYLGAAPGVGKTYAMLSEAHRRMERGTDCVVAFVEHHGRSRTEVLLHGLEQVPRRELAHRGAVFTELDPDAVLERAPRVALVDELAHTNVPGARNAKRWQDVEELLAAGIDVISTVNIQHLESLGDVVESITGVRQQETVPDEVVRRADQIELVDMSPQALRRRMAHGNIYQPDKVDAALSNYFRPGNLTALRELALLWVADRVDEYLQQYRSEHRVSRIWGSRERIVVGLTGGPEGRTLIRRAARLAEKGAGGEVLAVYIARSDGLTAASPKELAVQRTLVEDLGGTFHHVLGDDIPAALLDFARGSNATQIVLGSSRRKAWQYVFGPGVGATVARESGPDLDVHIVTHEEVAKGRGLPVATGARLGRSRSVWGWLTGLGGPVLLTLLLNTVHLGLANDVLLYLALTVAAALLGGLYPALASAAVGSLLLNWFFTPPVNRITIADPRNMLALAIFVGVALSVASVVDLAARRTHQAARLRAESEILSFLAGDVLRGETSLETLLERVRETFGMESAALLERDGDVAPWTCAGRAGTGPPVERPEDADVDMPVGDHMALALTGRVLPAEDRRVLAAFAAQAAVVLDRRRLREEADRARALAEGNRIRTALLAAVSHDLRTPLAGIKAAVTSLRSDDVAWSEEDRAELLEGIEEGADRLDHLVGNLLDMSRLQTGTVTPLIREIDVDEVVPMALGGVPEGSVELDVPETLPMVAVDAGLLERAMANLIENAVKYSPADRTVLVAASALADRVEVRVVDRGPGVPDGAKERIFEPFQRYGDAPRGAGVGLGLAVARGFAEAMAGTLNAEDTPGGGLTMVLTLRAAGPHAGALPVTTAERQAAR, from the coding sequence ATGGGACGCGGCAAGCTTCGGATCTACCTCGGTGCGGCACCGGGCGTCGGCAAGACGTACGCGATGCTGTCCGAGGCGCACCGCCGCATGGAGCGGGGCACGGACTGCGTCGTGGCCTTCGTGGAGCACCACGGCAGGTCCCGCACCGAGGTGCTGCTGCACGGCCTGGAGCAGGTGCCGCGCCGGGAGCTGGCTCACCGCGGCGCCGTCTTCACCGAACTGGACCCGGACGCGGTGCTGGAACGCGCCCCCCGGGTCGCCCTGGTGGACGAACTGGCGCACACCAACGTCCCCGGCGCCCGCAACGCCAAACGCTGGCAGGACGTGGAGGAGCTGCTGGCCGCCGGGATCGACGTGATCTCGACCGTCAACATCCAGCACCTGGAGTCCCTCGGCGACGTCGTCGAGTCGATCACCGGCGTACGGCAGCAGGAGACCGTGCCGGACGAGGTGGTGCGCCGGGCCGACCAGATAGAGCTCGTGGACATGTCGCCGCAGGCGCTGCGCCGGCGCATGGCCCACGGCAACATCTACCAGCCGGACAAGGTCGACGCGGCGCTGTCCAACTACTTCCGCCCCGGCAACCTCACCGCCCTGCGCGAGCTGGCCCTCCTGTGGGTGGCCGACCGGGTTGACGAGTACCTCCAGCAGTACCGCAGCGAACACCGCGTCTCGAGGATCTGGGGCTCGCGCGAGCGCATCGTGGTCGGCCTGACCGGCGGCCCCGAGGGCCGGACCCTGATACGCCGGGCCGCGCGCCTCGCGGAGAAGGGCGCCGGCGGCGAGGTGCTGGCCGTCTACATAGCCCGCAGCGACGGGCTCACCGCGGCCTCCCCCAAGGAACTGGCGGTGCAGCGCACCCTGGTGGAGGACCTCGGCGGCACCTTCCACCACGTACTCGGCGACGACATACCGGCCGCGCTGCTCGACTTCGCGCGCGGCAGCAACGCCACCCAGATCGTCCTCGGCTCCTCGCGCCGCAAGGCCTGGCAGTACGTCTTCGGACCCGGCGTCGGCGCCACGGTGGCCCGTGAGTCCGGCCCCGACCTGGACGTCCACATCGTGACCCACGAGGAGGTCGCCAAGGGCCGGGGACTGCCCGTGGCCACGGGCGCGCGGCTCGGCCGCTCCCGGAGCGTCTGGGGCTGGCTCACCGGCCTCGGCGGCCCGGTCCTGCTCACCCTGCTGCTGAACACCGTCCACCTCGGCCTCGCCAACGACGTGCTGCTGTACCTGGCGCTGACCGTGGCCGCCGCGCTGCTCGGCGGCCTGTACCCGGCGCTCGCCTCGGCCGCGGTCGGCTCCCTCCTGCTGAACTGGTTCTTCACGCCCCCGGTCAACCGGATCACCATCGCCGACCCCAGGAACATGCTTGCGCTCGCCATATTCGTGGGCGTCGCGCTCTCCGTGGCCTCGGTCGTCGACCTCGCGGCCCGCCGCACCCACCAGGCCGCCCGGCTGCGCGCCGAGTCGGAGATCCTCTCCTTCCTCGCCGGTGACGTCCTGCGCGGCGAGACCAGCCTGGAGACCCTGTTGGAACGGGTCCGCGAGACCTTCGGCATGGAGTCGGCCGCCCTGCTGGAACGGGACGGCGACGTGGCGCCCTGGACCTGCGCCGGACGGGCGGGGACGGGCCCGCCGGTGGAGCGCCCTGAGGACGCGGACGTGGACATGCCGGTCGGGGACCACATGGCCCTCGCGCTGACCGGCCGGGTGCTGCCCGCCGAGGACCGCCGGGTGCTGGCCGCCTTCGCCGCCCAGGCCGCCGTCGTACTGGACCGCCGGCGCCTGCGCGAGGAGGCCGACCGGGCCCGCGCGCTGGCCGAGGGCAACCGCATCCGCACGGCGCTGCTGGCCGCCGTCAGCCACGACCTGCGGACACCGCTCGCCGGCATCAAGGCCGCGGTCACCAGTCTGCGCTCCGACGACGTGGCGTGGTCCGAGGAGGACCGGGCCGAGCTGCTCGAGGGGATCGAGGAGGGCGCCGACCGCCTCGACCACCTGGTGGGCAACCTGCTCGACATGTCCCGCCTGCAGACCGGCACGGTCACGCCGCTGATCCGCGAGATAGACGTCGACGAGGTGGTGCCGATGGCGCTCGGCGGCGTCCCCGAGGGCAGCGTCGAGCTGGACGTCCCCGAGACGCTGCCCATGGTCGCCGTCGACGCGGGGCTGCTGGAGCGCGCGATGGCCAACCTGATCGAGAACGCCGTCAAGTACAGCCCCGCCGACCGGACCGTCCTGGTCGCCGCCAGCGCCCTCGCGGACCGCGTCGAGGTCCGGGTCGTCGACCGGGGACCGGGCGTGCCGGACGGCGCCAAGGAGCGCATCTTCGAGCCCTTCCAGCGGTACGGCGACGCCCCGCGCGGAGCCGGAGTGGGCCTCGGCCTGGCCGTGGCCCGGGGTTTCGCCGAGGCGATGGCCGGCACGCTGAACGCCGAGGACACGCCCGGCGGCGGCCTCACCATGGTGCTCACCCTCCGCGCGGCCGGTCCACACGCCGGCGCTCTCCCTGTCACCACAGCAGAAAGGCAGGCCGCCCGATGA
- a CDS encoding response regulator, with protein MTRVLVIDDEPQIVRALVINLKARHYEVDAAHDGATALQLAAARHPDVVVLDLGLPDMDGVEVIRGLRGWTRVPILVLSARHSSDEKVEALDAGADDYVTKPFGMDELLARLRAAVRRAEPVPGGEDDVIVDTADFSVDLAAKKVNRGGRDVRLTPTEWHLLEVLVRNTGRLVSQKQLLQEVWGPSYGTETNYLRVYMAQLRRKLETDPAHPRHFITEPGMGYRFEK; from the coding sequence ATGACCCGGGTGCTCGTGATCGACGACGAACCGCAGATCGTGCGGGCCCTCGTGATCAACCTCAAGGCCCGGCACTACGAGGTCGACGCCGCCCACGACGGAGCCACCGCCCTTCAGCTCGCCGCCGCCCGCCACCCCGACGTGGTGGTGCTGGACCTGGGCCTGCCCGACATGGACGGCGTCGAGGTGATCCGGGGCCTGCGCGGCTGGACCCGGGTGCCGATCCTGGTGCTCTCCGCCCGGCACTCCTCCGACGAGAAGGTCGAGGCGCTCGACGCGGGGGCCGACGACTACGTGACCAAGCCCTTCGGCATGGACGAACTGCTGGCCCGCCTGCGTGCCGCCGTCCGCCGGGCCGAACCCGTTCCGGGCGGCGAGGACGACGTGATCGTCGACACCGCCGACTTCTCCGTCGACCTGGCCGCGAAGAAGGTGAACCGCGGCGGCCGGGACGTACGGCTGACGCCCACCGAGTGGCACCTGCTGGAGGTGCTGGTGCGCAACACCGGGCGCCTGGTCAGCCAGAAGCAGCTCCTCCAGGAGGTGTGGGGACCGTCGTACGGGACGGAGACGAACTACCTGCGGGTCTACATGGCGCAGCTGCGCCGCAAGCTGGAGACGGACCCGGCGCACCCGCGCCACTTCATCACCGAGCCGGGCATGGGGTACCGCTTCGAGAAGTGA
- a CDS encoding OB-fold nucleic acid binding domain-containing protein — MSAAPRSDKPVGRFRRMFDRLSSSQEDLESEELREDADTAGCTRIGDCQDRQIVSVTGTLRTVTLRPRAGVPALEAELFDGSAALDVVWLGRRSIVGIEPGRKLIASGRISMSRGRRVLFNPKYELRPLGRE; from the coding sequence ATGAGTGCTGCTCCGCGTTCCGACAAGCCGGTGGGCCGGTTCCGGCGCATGTTCGACCGGCTCTCCTCGTCGCAGGAGGACCTGGAGTCCGAGGAACTGCGCGAGGACGCCGACACCGCCGGCTGCACCCGTATCGGCGACTGCCAGGACCGTCAGATCGTCTCGGTTACTGGTACCTTGCGCACGGTCACCCTGCGACCGCGCGCGGGCGTCCCGGCCCTGGAGGCCGAGCTGTTCGACGGCTCCGCCGCCCTGGACGTGGTGTGGCTGGGCAGGCGCTCCATCGTGGGCATAGAGCCGGGGCGCAAGCTCATCGCATCGGGCCGGATCTCCATGAGCCGGGGCCGCCGGGTGCTCTTCAACCCGAAATACGAACTGAGACCCCTCGGACGGGAGTAG
- a CDS encoding DUF3159 domain-containing protein: MTSLDKPTEDTQDTEAGDARAVTEAALFEAFGGVRGMVETVLPGLLFVTIFTLNNDLHMSAIAALAVSLVLVVVRLAMKDTVKHAFSGVFGVAFGVVFAMMTDNAKNFYLPGMLYTLGLALAYIVTALAGVPLIGLILGPVFKENLSWRTRNPGRKKAYTKASYAWGLILLAKSAILFPLYWWADTEQLGWVLVTLKIPPFLLAVWLTWVFLAKAPAPIDVFAEMEAAEQAEKEREERAKAEREARGEDTLDPAPGGRHRKD, translated from the coding sequence GTGACGTCGCTCGACAAGCCGACCGAAGACACCCAGGACACGGAAGCCGGCGACGCGCGGGCGGTGACGGAGGCCGCGCTGTTCGAGGCGTTCGGCGGCGTGCGGGGCATGGTCGAGACGGTGCTGCCGGGCCTGCTCTTCGTCACCATCTTCACGCTCAACAACGACCTGCACATGTCGGCGATCGCGGCGCTCGCCGTGTCGCTGGTGCTGGTCGTGGTCCGGCTGGCGATGAAGGACACCGTCAAGCACGCCTTCAGCGGCGTCTTCGGCGTCGCCTTCGGCGTGGTCTTCGCGATGATGACCGACAACGCCAAGAACTTCTACCTGCCGGGCATGCTCTACACCCTGGGCCTGGCCCTGGCGTACATCGTGACCGCGCTGGCCGGCGTGCCCCTGATCGGTCTGATCCTCGGCCCGGTCTTCAAGGAGAACCTCTCCTGGCGCACCCGGAACCCGGGACGCAAGAAGGCCTACACCAAGGCCAGCTACGCCTGGGGCCTCATCCTGCTCGCCAAGTCCGCGATCCTCTTCCCGCTGTACTGGTGGGCGGACACCGAGCAGCTCGGCTGGGTCCTGGTCACCCTGAAGATCCCGCCCTTCCTGCTCGCCGTCTGGCTGACCTGGGTCTTCCTGGCCAAGGCGCCGGCTCCCATCGACGTGTTCGCGGAGATGGAGGCGGCGGAGCAGGCCGAGAAGGAGCGTGAGGAGCGCGCGAAGGCCGAGCGCGAGGCCCGCGGCGAGGACACCCTGGACCCCGCGCCCGGCGGCAGGCACCGCAAGGACTGA
- a CDS encoding potassium channel family protein: MRVAIAGAGAVGRSIAGELLENGHEVLLIDKAPTAISVERVPMAEWLLADACEITSLDEAALQRCNVVIAATGDDKVNLVVSLLAKTEYGVPRVVARVNNPKNEWLFNESWGVDVAVSTPRLMSALVEEAVSVGDLVRLLRFSHGDANLVELTLPEESALAGTQVGDVEWPEDTSLVTIIRGTRVLTPSGEDSLEAGDELLFVAAQAREEQLEDLLSARKGSTAR, from the coding sequence ATGAGGGTCGCCATTGCCGGAGCCGGCGCGGTCGGCCGTTCGATCGCGGGCGAGCTGCTGGAGAACGGCCACGAGGTCCTGCTCATCGACAAGGCGCCGACCGCGATCTCGGTCGAGCGGGTGCCGATGGCGGAGTGGCTGCTCGCGGACGCGTGCGAGATCACGTCCCTGGACGAGGCGGCGCTCCAGCGCTGCAACGTCGTCATCGCCGCGACGGGCGACGACAAGGTCAACCTGGTCGTCTCCCTGCTGGCCAAGACGGAGTACGGCGTTCCGCGGGTCGTCGCCCGGGTGAACAACCCGAAGAACGAGTGGCTGTTCAACGAGTCCTGGGGCGTGGACGTCGCCGTCTCCACGCCGCGGCTGATGTCGGCCCTGGTCGAGGAGGCGGTGAGCGTCGGCGACCTGGTCCGGCTGCTGCGCTTCAGCCACGGCGACGCCAACCTCGTGGAGCTGACGCTGCCGGAGGAGTCGGCCTTGGCCGGCACGCAGGTCGGGGACGTGGAGTGGCCCGAGGACACCTCGCTGGTCACGATCATCCGCGGCACCCGGGTGCTGACGCCGTCCGGGGAGGACTCCCTGGAGGCCGGCGACGAGCTGCTGTTCGTGGCGGCGCAGGCCCGCGAGGAGCAGCTGGAGGACCTGCTGTCGGCGCGCAAGGGCAGTACGGCGCGCTGA
- a CDS encoding potassium channel family protein: MHIVIMGCGRVGSALAQTLEQQGHTVAVVDQDPTAFRRLGSTFGGRRVTGIGFDQDTLREAGIEEAGAFAAVSSGDNSNIIAARVAREMFGVENVAARIYDPRRAEVYQRLGIPTVATVRWTADQMLRRLLPSGAEPLWRDPTGGVQLAEVHTSASWVGHKISRLQEQTGVRVAFLTRLGEAILPSSQTVLQEGDLVHVMMRTDEVDKVEAAFAQGPEEEGGH, from the coding sequence ATGCACATCGTGATCATGGGCTGCGGGCGTGTGGGCTCGGCCCTCGCGCAGACGCTGGAGCAGCAGGGGCACACGGTCGCCGTGGTCGACCAGGACCCCACCGCCTTCCGCCGCCTCGGTTCCACGTTCGGCGGCCGCCGGGTCACCGGTATCGGCTTCGACCAGGACACCCTGCGCGAGGCGGGCATCGAGGAGGCCGGCGCCTTCGCCGCCGTCTCCAGCGGCGACAACTCGAACATCATCGCCGCCCGGGTGGCTCGTGAGATGTTCGGCGTGGAGAACGTCGCCGCCCGCATCTACGACCCCCGCCGCGCCGAGGTCTACCAGCGTCTGGGCATCCCCACGGTCGCCACCGTCCGCTGGACGGCCGACCAGATGCTGCGCCGGCTGCTCCCCTCGGGCGCCGAGCCGCTGTGGCGCGACCCGACCGGCGGGGTCCAGCTCGCCGAGGTGCACACCTCTGCGTCCTGGGTCGGCCACAAGATCAGCCGGCTCCAGGAGCAGACCGGGGTGCGGGTGGCGTTTCTCACCCGGCTCGGCGAGGCGATCCTGCCCTCCTCGCAGACGGTGTTGCAAGAGGGTGACCTGGTGCACGTGATGATGCGCACCGACGAGGTCGACAAGGTCGAGGCGGCGTTCGCCCAGGGTCCTGAAGAGGAGGGCGGTCACTGA
- a CDS encoding APC family permease, translated as MSKLTDVPKRILIGRALRSDRLGETLLPKRIALPVFASDPLSSVAYAPGEVLLVLSIAGVSAYHFSPWIAVAVVVLMFTVVASYRQNVHAYPSGGGDYEVANTNLGPKAGLTVASALLVDYVLTVAVSISSGIENLGSAIPFVVEHKVLCAIAVILLLTLMNLRGVKESGTLFAIPTYVFVAGVFIMIAWGAFRGLVLDDTMRAPTADYEIKPEHGGLAGFALVFLLLRAFSSGCAALTGVEAISNGVPAFRKPKSKNAGNTLALMGLLAVTMFCGIIALAAATDVRMSENPATDLFHNGVALGSDYVQHPVISQVAEAVFGEGSFLFIILAAATALVLFLAANTAYNGFPLLGSILAQDRYLPRQLHTRGDRLAFSNGIVLLAGAAMLLVFIYGADSTRLIQLYIVGVFVSFTLSQIGMVRHWNRHLATEKDPAARRRMIRSRAINAFGAFFTGLVLVVVLATKFTHGAWVALLGMCIFFATMTAIRKHYDRVAEEIAAPEDPDEAQPDDMVRPSRVHSVVLISKIHRPTLRALAYAKLMRSDTLEALSVNVDPAETKALRDEWERRGIAVPLKVLDSPYREITRPVIEYVKSLRKESPRDAVSVIIPEYVVGHWYEHLLHNQSALRLKGRLLFTPGVMVTSVPYQLQSSEAAKRRARKRQDWNAPGAVRRGPAGPDRAKESSPSK; from the coding sequence GTGTCCAAACTGACCGACGTGCCCAAACGGATTCTGATCGGGCGCGCACTGCGCAGTGACCGGCTGGGCGAAACGCTCCTGCCGAAGCGCATCGCCCTCCCCGTCTTTGCCTCCGACCCGCTGTCCTCCGTGGCCTACGCGCCCGGCGAGGTCCTGCTGGTCCTGTCCATCGCGGGCGTGTCGGCGTACCACTTCAGCCCCTGGATCGCGGTCGCGGTCGTCGTGCTGATGTTCACCGTGGTCGCCTCCTACCGGCAGAACGTGCACGCCTACCCGAGCGGGGGCGGCGACTACGAGGTGGCGAACACCAACCTCGGCCCGAAGGCCGGTCTGACGGTGGCGAGCGCCCTCCTGGTCGACTACGTACTGACCGTCGCGGTCTCCATCTCCTCCGGCATCGAGAACCTCGGCTCCGCGATCCCCTTCGTGGTCGAGCACAAGGTCCTCTGCGCCATCGCCGTCATCCTGCTGCTGACGCTGATGAACCTGCGCGGCGTCAAGGAGTCGGGCACGCTCTTCGCCATCCCGACGTACGTCTTCGTCGCGGGCGTCTTCATCATGATTGCCTGGGGCGCCTTCCGCGGCCTGGTCCTGGACGACACCATGCGCGCCCCCACCGCGGACTACGAGATCAAGCCGGAGCACGGCGGCCTCGCGGGCTTCGCCCTGGTCTTCCTCCTCCTGCGCGCCTTCTCCTCCGGCTGCGCCGCCCTCACCGGCGTGGAGGCGATCTCCAACGGCGTCCCGGCCTTCCGCAAGCCCAAGTCGAAGAACGCGGGCAACACCCTCGCGCTGATGGGCCTGCTCGCCGTCACCATGTTCTGCGGCATCATCGCCCTGGCCGCCGCCACCGACGTCCGCATGTCGGAGAACCCGGCCACCGACCTCTTCCACAACGGCGTCGCGCTCGGCTCGGACTACGTGCAGCACCCGGTGATCTCGCAGGTCGCCGAGGCGGTCTTCGGGGAGGGCAGCTTCCTCTTCATCATCCTGGCCGCCGCCACCGCACTCGTCCTCTTCCTCGCCGCGAACACCGCCTACAACGGCTTCCCGCTGCTCGGCTCGATCCTCGCCCAGGACCGCTACCTGCCCCGCCAGCTGCACACCCGCGGCGACCGCCTGGCCTTCTCCAACGGCATCGTGCTCCTCGCCGGCGCCGCGATGCTCCTGGTCTTCATCTACGGAGCCGACTCGACGCGCCTGATCCAGCTCTACATCGTCGGCGTCTTCGTCTCCTTCACGCTCAGCCAGATCGGCATGGTCCGCCACTGGAACCGCCACCTGGCCACAGAGAAGGACCCGGCCGCCCGCCGCCGCATGATCCGCTCCCGCGCGATCAACGCCTTCGGCGCCTTCTTCACCGGCCTGGTCCTGGTCGTCGTACTGGCCACCAAATTCACGCACGGCGCCTGGGTCGCCCTGCTCGGCATGTGCATCTTCTTCGCGACGATGACGGCCATCCGCAAGCACTACGACCGCGTCGCCGAGGAGATCGCCGCCCCCGAGGACCCCGACGAGGCGCAGCCCGACGACATGGTCCGCCCGTCCCGCGTCCACTCGGTCGTCCTCATCTCCAAGATCCACCGGCCCACCCTCCGCGCCCTCGCCTACGCCAAGCTCATGCGCTCCGACACCCTGGAGGCACTCAGCGTCAACGTCGACCCGGCCGAGACCAAGGCCCTGCGCGACGAATGGGAACGGCGCGGCATCGCCGTACCGCTGAAGGTGCTGGACTCGCCCTACCGCGAGATCACGCGGCCGGTCATCGAGTACGTCAAGAGCCTGCGCAAGGAGTCCCCGCGCGACGCGGTCTCGGTGATCATCCCCGAATACGTGGTCGGCCACTGGTACGAACACCTGCTGCACAACCAGAGCGCCCTGCGCCTCAAGGGCCGCCTGCTCTTCACCCCCGGTGTCATGGTCACCTCGGTCCCGTACCAGCTCCAGTCCTCCGAGGCCGCCAAGCGGCGCGCGCGCAAGCGCCAGGACTGGAACGCGCCCGGTGCGGTCCGGCGCGGCCCCGCGGGCCCCGACCGGGCGAAGGAGTCCTCGCCGTCGAAGTAG
- a CDS encoding class I SAM-dependent RNA methyltransferase — protein sequence MQAEPKKSLVGEEYEVEIGPVAHGGHCIARTSEGQVLFVRHTLPGERVVARVTEGEEGARFLRADAVEILDASKDRIEAPCPFAGPGRCGGCDWQHAKPGAQRRLKGEVVAEQLKRLAGLTPEEAGWDGTVMPAEGDKVPAGQVPSWRTRVQYAVDSEGRAGLRKHRSHEVQPIDHCMIAAEGVSELGIEARDWPGMESVEAIAATGSQDRQVILTPRPGARLPIVELDRPVSVMRVGEKDGGVHRVHGRPFVRERADDRTYRVGSGGFWQVHPKAADTLVKAVMQGLLPRKGDMALDLYCGVGLFAGALADRVGDKGAVLGIESGKRAVEDARHNLAGFDRVRIEQGKVESVLPRTGIDEVDLIVLDPPRAGAGRKTVEHLASLGARRVAYVACDPAALARDLGYFRDGGYRVRMLRVFDLFPMTSHVECVAILEPAGKGS from the coding sequence ATGCAGGCAGAACCGAAGAAATCGCTGGTGGGGGAGGAGTACGAGGTCGAGATCGGCCCCGTCGCCCACGGCGGCCACTGCATCGCCCGTACGTCCGAGGGGCAGGTGCTGTTCGTCCGGCACACGCTGCCCGGCGAGCGGGTCGTGGCCCGGGTGACCGAGGGCGAGGAGGGCGCCCGCTTCCTGCGCGCCGACGCGGTCGAGATCCTGGACGCCTCCAAGGACCGCATCGAGGCCCCCTGCCCCTTCGCCGGCCCCGGCCGCTGCGGCGGCTGCGACTGGCAGCACGCCAAGCCGGGCGCCCAGCGCCGCCTCAAGGGCGAGGTCGTCGCCGAGCAGCTGAAGCGCCTGGCGGGCCTCACCCCCGAGGAGGCCGGCTGGGACGGCACGGTGATGCCGGCCGAGGGCGACAAGGTGCCCGCCGGCCAGGTCCCGTCCTGGCGTACCCGCGTCCAGTACGCCGTCGACTCCGAGGGCCGCGCGGGCCTGCGCAAGCACCGCTCGCACGAGGTCCAGCCGATCGACCACTGCATGATCGCCGCGGAGGGCGTCAGCGAGCTGGGCATCGAGGCACGGGACTGGCCGGGCATGGAGTCCGTCGAGGCGATCGCGGCCACCGGCTCCCAGGACCGCCAGGTCATCCTGACCCCGCGACCGGGCGCCCGCCTGCCCATCGTCGAGCTCGACCGCCCGGTCTCCGTCATGCGCGTCGGGGAGAAGGACGGCGGCGTCCACCGCGTCCACGGCCGCCCCTTCGTCCGCGAGCGCGCCGACGACCGCACCTACCGGGTGGGCAGCGGCGGCTTCTGGCAGGTCCACCCCAAGGCCGCCGACACCCTGGTCAAGGCGGTCATGCAGGGCCTGCTCCCGCGCAAGGGCGACATGGCCCTCGACCTGTACTGCGGAGTCGGCCTCTTCGCCGGCGCCCTCGCCGACCGGGTCGGCGACAAGGGCGCCGTCCTCGGCATCGAGTCCGGCAAGCGCGCGGTCGAGGACGCCCGGCACAACCTCGCCGGCTTCGACCGGGTGCGGATCGAACAGGGCAAGGTGGAGTCCGTCCTGCCGCGCACGGGCATCGACGAGGTCGACCTGATCGTCCTGGACCCGCCGCGCGCGGGGGCGGGACGGAAGACGGTGGAGCACCTCGCGTCCCTGGGGGCGCGTCGCGTCGCGTACGTGGCGTGCGACCCGGCGGCGCTGGCGCGGGATCTGGGGTACTTCCGGGACGGGGGGTACCGGGTGCGGATGCTGCGGGTGTTCGATCTGTTCCCGATGACGTCGCACGTCGAGTGCGTCGCGATTCTCGAACCTGCTGGCAAGGGGTCCTGA
- a CDS encoding ribbon-helix-helix protein, CopG family translates to MAMTLRLPDDLDAKLSERARREGRSKQELAIEAIRDAQNRAELKVDDVLAELMDSDAEILDYLK, encoded by the coding sequence ATGGCGATGACACTCCGACTCCCCGACGACCTTGACGCGAAGCTGTCCGAGCGGGCTCGTCGGGAAGGCCGCAGCAAGCAGGAACTTGCCATCGAGGCCATCCGTGACGCCCAGAACCGGGCCGAGCTGAAGGTCGATGACGTCCTGGCCGAGCTGATGGACAGCGATGCGGAGATCCTGGACTACCTGAAGTGA
- a CDS encoding type II toxin-antitoxin system death-on-curing family toxin, whose translation MTGVRYLQIDEILAIARTVNGTEHSVRDMGLLVSAIERPRTNVFGAELYPTLHEKAAALLHSVARNHALIDGNKRTAWLAMRVFLRFNGVSASTVPPHVSVAGPFVEDVAQDNIEVPAIAKRLSTWFPVS comes from the coding sequence GTGACCGGCGTGCGCTACCTCCAGATCGACGAGATCCTGGCCATCGCCCGCACGGTCAACGGCACCGAACACAGCGTGCGCGACATGGGCCTTCTGGTGTCGGCGATCGAGCGACCCCGGACCAACGTGTTCGGGGCCGAGCTGTATCCCACGTTGCACGAGAAGGCTGCGGCACTGCTGCACTCCGTCGCCCGCAACCACGCGCTGATCGACGGCAACAAGCGCACCGCCTGGCTCGCCATGCGTGTCTTCCTGCGGTTCAACGGCGTCAGCGCGAGTACCGTCCCACCGCACGTTTCCGTGGCCGGCCCGTTCGTCGAGGACGTCGCGCAGGACAACATCGAGGTACCGGCCATCGCCAAGCGCCTCTCGACATGGTTCCCCGTTTCCTGA
- a CDS encoding alpha/beta fold hydrolase: MEEGHEAVRRYVMEPRLPQITARTLAVCAPDDHSSRPSLAKFAAALGCPTRVLSDGRVAASEQVPQEFAATIADWIGRM, translated from the coding sequence GTGGAGGAGGGCCACGAAGCGGTGCGCCGCTACGTCATGGAACCCCGCCTGCCACAGATCACCGCACGCACGCTGGCGGTCTGTGCGCCCGACGATCACTCCTCCCGGCCGTCCCTGGCGAAGTTCGCGGCAGCGCTCGGCTGCCCGACCAGAGTGCTGTCCGACGGGCGCGTGGCGGCATCTGAGCAAGTGCCCCAGGAGTTCGCCGCGACCATAGCGGACTGGATCGGTCGCATGTGA
- a CDS encoding SCO5918 family protein, whose product MRCVIARFPFDLTKSGVLESMKGVKPEPVTGESVIIGRRRYPAKQVGQVITRQDRRDFSAGEVLRAMAQLGFTCRTLTEAAPARSDSPLQRASAMLGAPHLSV is encoded by the coding sequence ATGCGCTGTGTCATTGCCCGCTTCCCGTTCGACCTGACCAAGAGCGGCGTGCTGGAATCGATGAAGGGCGTCAAACCCGAACCGGTCACCGGCGAGTCCGTGATCATCGGACGACGCCGCTACCCCGCCAAGCAGGTCGGCCAGGTCATCACCCGCCAGGACCGCCGCGACTTCAGCGCCGGCGAAGTTCTGAGGGCCATGGCCCAGCTGGGCTTCACCTGCCGCACCCTTACCGAGGCCGCCCCCGCGCGCAGCGACAGTCCGTTGCAGCGGGCTTCCGCAATGCTCGGCGCCCCCCACCTGTCCGTCTGA